The following proteins are co-located in the Tardibacter chloracetimidivorans genome:
- a CDS encoding FitA-like ribbon-helix-helix domain-containing protein gives MAVMTIRNIDDVIKKRLRVRAAVNGRSMEDEARDILRSALSTDDPRPRNLAHAIHERFGPLGGVDLPHMPREAIRQPVDFGE, from the coding sequence ATGGCGGTGATGACGATCCGAAACATCGACGATGTGATCAAGAAGCGCCTCCGCGTGCGCGCAGCCGTCAATGGCCGCTCGATGGAAGACGAGGCGCGCGACATATTGCGCTCGGCCCTCTCCACCGACGATCCGCGACCCCGCAACCTCGCTCACGCAATCCATGAGAGGTTCGGCCCGTTGGGAGGCGTTGATCTGCCTCACATGCCGCGCGAGGCGATCCGGCAGCCGGTGGACTTCGGCGAATGA
- a CDS encoding type II toxin-antitoxin system VapC family toxin, with product MIVLDTNVISELMRREPDAKVMAWMGEQPMAGVFTTTLTQAEIFYGLALLPEGRRRDDLLSAARPMFDVDLAGRVLPFDTEAALVYPEIAAGRKQGGKPISQIDAQIAAIVRSRGARLATRNVRDFIDCGITVVDPWGEA from the coding sequence ATGATCGTCCTCGACACCAACGTCATTTCCGAGCTGATGCGGCGCGAACCTGACGCAAAGGTCATGGCGTGGATGGGCGAGCAGCCGATGGCGGGGGTGTTCACGACGACGTTGACGCAGGCGGAAATCTTTTACGGTCTGGCGCTGCTGCCCGAGGGACGCCGACGCGACGATCTGCTGTCAGCCGCACGTCCGATGTTCGATGTCGATTTGGCGGGGCGCGTCCTGCCGTTCGATACCGAAGCGGCCCTTGTCTATCCCGAGATCGCCGCCGGGCGGAAACAGGGTGGCAAGCCGATCAGCCAGATCGACGCGCAAATCGCCGCCATCGTGCGCTCGCGCGGCGCGCGGCTGGCGACTCGCAACGTCCGCGATTTCATCGATTGCGGGATTACCGTTGTCGATCCGTGGGGCGAAGCATGA
- the tnpA gene encoding IS66-like element accessory protein TnpA: MTVYSGAERRRRWSGDERLQVLTEAFSPGANVTAVARRYDLSTGLIYTWRRKLRDAAAPAALPTTGFAQAVVVDDAGRPAPSTAPAIVVELAAGRRVSLFASASPALAAAVLKALR, translated from the coding sequence ATGACGGTTTATTCGGGGGCCGAGCGGCGTCGACGCTGGAGCGGAGACGAGCGGCTTCAGGTTCTCACCGAGGCATTTTCGCCCGGCGCCAACGTGACGGCTGTGGCCCGCCGCTACGATCTCTCGACGGGGCTGATCTATACCTGGCGGCGCAAGCTGCGCGATGCGGCCGCGCCCGCGGCTTTGCCGACGACGGGCTTTGCGCAAGCCGTGGTGGTCGACGATGCCGGGCGACCCGCGCCGAGCACGGCACCTGCGATTGTCGTCGAGCTCGCTGCTGGCCGGCGGGTGAGCCTCTTTGCGTCGGCATCGCCGGCGCTTGCGGCCGCCGTCCTGAAAGCGCTGCGGTGA
- the tnpB gene encoding IS66 family insertion sequence element accessory protein TnpB (TnpB, as the term is used for proteins encoded by IS66 family insertion elements, is considered an accessory protein, since TnpC, encoded by a neighboring gene, is a DDE family transposase.), with protein sequence MWIAMGHTDMRKGMQGLALIVQQGLGRDPHSGDLFVFRGRGGALVKIIWHDGVGMSLYAKRIERGRFIWPSAAQGVVSLTASQLACLLDGVDWRNPQYSWRPRSAG encoded by the coding sequence GTGTGGATTGCGATGGGTCACACCGACATGCGCAAAGGCATGCAGGGCCTGGCGCTCATCGTGCAGCAGGGTCTGGGCCGCGACCCCCACAGCGGCGATCTTTTCGTCTTCCGCGGCCGCGGCGGCGCGCTCGTCAAGATCATCTGGCATGACGGGGTTGGCATGTCGCTCTACGCCAAGCGGATCGAGCGCGGCCGTTTCATCTGGCCCTCGGCAGCCCAGGGCGTCGTGTCGTTGACGGCCTCACAGCTGGCTTGCCTTCTGGACGGCGTCGACTGGCGCAACCCGCAGTACAGCTGGCGGCCACGCAGCGCGGGATAA
- the tnpC gene encoding IS66 family transposase: protein MVGQLSAELANERAKASATDALIAHLKLQIARLKREQYGASAERTRRLLDQMELQLEELEADASQDALVAEAAAQKTASVRSFQRRQPARKPFPEHLPRERVVVPSPCACLACGSDRLSKLGEDVTETLEVIPRSWKVIQTVRERFACRACERVSQPPAPFHVVPRGWAGPSFLAMLLFEKYGQHQPLNRQAERFAREGVPLSVSTLADQVGAAAVALMPLHRLIEAHVLAAQRLHGDDTTVPVMAKGKTDIARLWVYVRDDRPFAGADPPAAFFRYSRDRRGMHPSAHLAAWAGILQADAYGGYGDLYREDRRPGPVREAGCFAHARRKFFELADIEGAARKKSRGERTAMVYPIALEAVQKLDALFEIERTMNGLLAAERLAVRGEHSAPLMDELHAWLTAQAAKLSRGHDLAKAIAYMLRRWKAFTAFLDDGRICLTNNAAERALRCVPLGRKAWLFCGSDKGGERAAVLYTLIQTARLNDVDPQAWLADVLARIADYPASRLGELLPWNWSPAPALARGA from the coding sequence ATGGTGGGACAGCTGTCAGCAGAGCTTGCCAACGAGCGCGCCAAAGCCTCGGCAACCGACGCGCTGATCGCCCACCTGAAGCTCCAGATCGCCAGGCTGAAGCGCGAGCAATATGGCGCCAGCGCCGAGCGCACGCGTCGCCTCCTCGACCAGATGGAGCTGCAGCTCGAGGAGCTCGAGGCCGACGCCAGCCAGGATGCCCTGGTTGCCGAAGCGGCCGCGCAGAAGACCGCGAGCGTGCGCAGCTTCCAGCGCCGGCAGCCAGCACGCAAGCCGTTTCCCGAGCATCTGCCGCGCGAGCGCGTCGTCGTGCCGTCGCCCTGCGCGTGTCTTGCCTGTGGCAGCGATCGGCTGAGTAAGCTCGGCGAGGACGTGACCGAGACACTGGAGGTGATCCCGCGGTCATGGAAGGTGATCCAGACGGTGCGCGAGCGCTTCGCGTGCCGCGCCTGTGAGCGGGTCAGCCAACCGCCGGCCCCGTTCCATGTCGTGCCGCGTGGCTGGGCGGGCCCGAGCTTTCTCGCCATGCTCTTGTTCGAGAAGTACGGCCAGCATCAGCCGCTCAATCGCCAGGCCGAGCGCTTTGCGCGTGAGGGCGTGCCCTTGAGCGTCTCGACGCTAGCCGATCAGGTTGGTGCGGCGGCTGTCGCGCTGATGCCGCTCCACCGGCTGATCGAGGCGCATGTGCTCGCCGCTCAGCGGCTGCATGGCGACGACACCACCGTGCCGGTGATGGCAAAGGGCAAGACCGACATCGCGCGACTGTGGGTCTATGTGCGCGACGATCGACCGTTTGCCGGTGCTGATCCGCCAGCGGCCTTCTTCCGCTACTCGCGCGACCGACGAGGCATGCATCCATCCGCGCATCTTGCGGCGTGGGCGGGCATCCTCCAGGCCGATGCCTATGGCGGCTATGGTGATCTGTACCGCGAGGACCGGCGTCCCGGCCCCGTGCGCGAGGCCGGCTGCTTTGCCCATGCCCGGCGTAAATTCTTCGAGCTAGCCGACATCGAGGGTGCGGCGAGGAAGAAGAGCCGCGGCGAGCGCACGGCCATGGTTTACCCGATCGCACTCGAGGCGGTGCAGAAGCTCGACGCGCTGTTTGAGATCGAGCGCACGATGAATGGGCTGCTCGCCGCCGAGCGCCTCGCCGTGCGCGGCGAGCACAGCGCCCCGCTGATGGACGAGCTCCACGCCTGGCTCACCGCACAAGCCGCAAAGCTGTCGCGCGGGCACGATCTCGCCAAGGCGATTGCCTACATGCTTCGCCGCTGGAAAGCGTTCACCGCCTTCCTCGATGACGGGCGGATCTGTCTTACCAACAACGCCGCCGAGCGCGCGCTGCGCTGCGTGCCGCTCGGCCGCAAAGCCTGGCTGTTTTGCGGCTCGGACAAGGGCGGCGAACGTGCCGCCGTCCTCTACACGCTCATCCAGACCGCACGGCTCAATGACGTCGACCCCCAGGCCTGGCTTGCCGACGTGCTCGCCCGCATCGCCGATTATCCGGCGAGCCGCCTGGGCGAGTTGCTGCCCTGGAACTGGTCGCCAGCGCCAGCGCTCGCCAGGGGGGCCTGA